GCTCAGCTTCATCATCTACTTCATCTTCTTCATCGTCATCAATTGCCTCATTATGAGCTTCTACATCGTCTTCAACATTGTCCTCTTTCTCCACATTTTGTTCATTTCTTGAGCTTCAGAATGGTTCTCGATACCTCTAGGATTGAAAACAAACAATCCATCATTGTTGTCTTCTTCTTTTCCCAGCATATTCCAGCTCCACTCCTTTTCTTCATCAAAAATTACATCTTGACTCACTATTATTTTCATACTTGTAGGATCAAGAAGGCGATATGCCTTAGAACCCGGCTCCGTACCCAAGTGCACCAATGTTCTCGATCGGTCTCAAGCTTATTCCTCCCTGCAGCTTCCGTTCTTCTATAACAGACGCAGCCAAAGACCTTAATATGCCTAAGGTTCAGTTTTCTAGACCGTAATGCCTCATAAGGTGTCTTTTCTACCAAGGATCGGGTTGCTATCTTGTTAATCAAGTAGGTGGAATGTCTTACTGCTTCTCCCCACAAGAGATTAGGTACGGTCATGTGTTTTAGTATACTTCTCGTCATCTCTAGTAGGGTACGGTTGTGACGCTCGACGACCCCGTTCTGCTGCGGTGAGTAACGAGCCGTTAAGTGCCGGTTGATTCCGTCCTTGACACAAAACAGTTTAAATTCTTGAGACATAAACTCTCCTCCCCTGTCTGTTCTCAAAGTTTTCACTAAAGTTCTCGTTTCTTGTCCTGCAAGGTTTTTGAAGGTTTTAAATATTTCAAAGGCTTCACTCTTTTGCTTTAGTAGCACTGTCCACATGTACCAAGAATAATCATCAATCAGAACGAACAAATACCTCTTGTTCCCTGGTGTAGGAGGCATGATGGGAACACAAAGATCCCCGTGAACTAGTTCAAGAGGATACTTGGCCCGATACGAGGTTGAATAAGGGAATGATTGTCTTGTTTGTTTCCCAGCAGACAAGATACACAAGCCTCCTTCCCGATCATGAGACTAGGTATGCCGTCGACTATTTCTTTATTAATCACCAGCTTCATTATCTCGGTGTTAACGTGTCCTAAGCGAGCGTGCCACTTCGACGATTCAGTGGATGTCTTTACTTGTAGACACTGAATAGTATCAGCTTGAAGAACGACTTTATAGAGCCTATTTCTTGATCTTGAGGTCTGAATCATTAGTTGGCCACTCTGATTGAGCAATCTCAGCACGTTATCCTTCATGCTGATCTCACAACCGGCTTCAGTGGCCTGCCCTAGACTCACAATATTGCTTTTTAAAACTGGGATATAATAGACATCGTTTAGTATCTTCTTCTCGCCTCCTTCCATTCTGAACCGAATCGATCCTTTTCCTTTTATATCAATGCGTGAGTCGTATCCGAATCGAACCTTCCCTGTGATTCCTTCATCAAGATCTCTAAAGAAAATGTGATTGCCACTCATGTGATTACTTTCCCCGTTGTCAAGATACCACAAGTTGGTCATGTCTTGCTCTGTTTTAAACACCTTCGGATTAACCTTCTTCTCGTTAAGGTAGACGACTTCGTGTACCATAATATTATCAGCGTCCTCTGTATCTTCGTCTTTCTTCTCAACCGTCTCTTGGAGTTTTAACAGTCTATCAAGACAATCAACTGCGTAATGCCAAGTTTATCGCATCTGAAACAGGTAATGTGAGCCGTTCCTCTCTCTTGACCTTGCCTATACGCTTCTCTTTGGCTCTGAAACGAGCTGTATCGACCTCGTCCTCGTCCTCTCCAATCGGAACGACCACCTCGTCCTCTTCCTCTATCGCCTCCGGAAAAATTCTCTTGATTCTTCCCATAATTGACATACATTAGCTTCGTAGGACCGTTGTTGCTACGCTCATCGTCATCTTCACATATTCTCTCCTCATACACTTTTAACCTCCCAACGATATCATCGAAACTTGTGGTATTTAAGTCTAATACCTGTTCAAGCGAAGCAACAATATGGATGTATTTTCTCGTTGGCAGACTTTTCAAAAATTTCTTGACAATTTTTGGCTCTTCGATAATCTTCCCAAGAGAAGCAGATTTGGACGAAAGTTCGGATAACTTGCCGACGAAGGTATCGATGGTGTCTGATTCCTTCATCTTAAGTCTATCGAATTCTTCCATTAATGTTTGTAATCGTGCTTCTCTTACCCGCTCAGCCCCGACGTGTCGTGCTTGGATTGCTTCCCAAACCACCTTTGATGTATCGAGTTCGCCTACCTGAAGTGTTAGGGCCTCAGGGATGGATTGAAAGAGCAAGGAGATTGCCATATTGTTCTTCTCCTCGTGCTTACTTCCGGGATCAATGGTTTCCCATACTTTATTGACCTTGAGAGCGATCTTCATACGCATTACCCAGACAGTGTAGTTAGAAGAGTTTAGCATCGGGAATTTTATCGTGGATGGTTCAGTTTCTTTGGTGGGTGTATCGATTTCTTCTTTCACATCAGCCATCGTTAATTCGTTGATAATTGGTTGGCTCTGATACCAAATATAGAACTCAAGAATAAGAAACACTCTTTCTTATTAATCACTTCAATGCTTTAGAAAAATTAACTCAAACCTAAAGCTCAATCACAACACTCATATCATTATGTCATTACTCGACAATGCTTATATAGAGACATTATATTTCCTATTCCTAATTGTAACACAGACACATATATCTAATGATCCTTATCTTTTAAGATCATAATCCAACTAGAAATAGGTTGCTTGACTTTCAAGCTTTCTTCAAGCTTATCTCAACGCATATCACATAGTGTTTGATCCTCTGGAACACAAAAGTGTGGGATCTTCCTTATTCTATATAAACATCAAAACAAATTGTATACACTTCACTTACCGAGACATAATTTCAAGGGAGAAAGATATTGATACCGGTTAAAGAGAAATACATAAACCATACTAAATACTTGCAGATTTTTTAAAGTTATGACTGGATTTAAGAGGCTCTTTGTAAGGGTTTTGGTCTATCGACCAATAGGATTGTGGAAGAGAAAAGGCTGTCACTCTTTGTGTGAGGGTTATAATGATTGAGAAGAGAAAGTGATGAATTTCACATAATCGAACATCTTTTTTATAGGTCTGGATTCGTAACCGCCTAAGAAAGGCGAGGGAGTTAAAGAAAGCATTGATTTTATTGATTGAAGGAAACCGACCACTGTTACGCTGCCGCGTCTCCAAAGGAAGTCGATAGGACATAGATCGACACTATGGCGAAAACGTTGTCTGAAATAATGAAGCTGAGTTTGGCGATTTGTTCATTAAACGGGATTCTGAATATTTTCTGACCCAACAAAATATCTCGACTACAAACGTAACAAAACTTGATAAGAGAATGACAGGTGTCACTTTATCAATGCACCCAATTGATGAGATGGCATCATAAGATGGGATAAATCTCTATTTTAGATAGATAGATAGATAGATAGATAGATAGATATAAGATGTCAAAAAAAAAGATAGATAGATATAATATTGCATTTAAAAATTATTATCATTCTTATTTACAAGCCAATTTTATATATAAAAAAATTCTAATCCTTAGTTTCATAAATATTTATATCAGATTTTAATAATTGTATACTACATTAAACAACTTCATTATAAAAAATGATAGATAATATTATGTTCTATAAAATAAAGTTTCATATTATTCCTATTTGCTCACACAAATCTTTACAAAAAAAATATCTAATAGATTTAAACTAACTGGCCAATATTTTTACATATTTAATTGTATGATAATATTTTAATAATTGCTATATTTAAATCTTAAAAACAATATTTGATGTTTGAATTGTATATATTTTATTTTTACTTCAAAAACGTTTATAAATAAAAATGAATTTATTTACTTGCACAAAAAAAATTTACTTGATAAAAGTCAAATACTAAAATTTAACTAATGTTACAATATTTGAGAACATTATTGATCAAGTTACGATTGATGTTTTTACCATTATTTTTACGGGTTACTCTCTGAGACATACAAAATGATTATCAAATAAAAAATAAATTAAACAAAAATATATGATCATTTTTATTATGAAATATTAAAATAAGCATTAATTAATTTGAGACACCTATGATAATAATTGTATTTTATGTTAATTTTAATCTTTAAGGATAAATCTAAACCGACTATACTATTTTAATTTTCATATAGTTATAGTCATATGAATGTATATTATTTCATAAAATATAGATTTATCAATTAGCACAAAACATATTTACAATAATTTTATACAAATGAAAATCGCAAAAAAAATATTTTTCATTTATGATTTTGTGTTGTAATGCAGGTTAACACCTATGATAAATTAAAATATATTTTTTTAGTACGGATCAGATTGTTTTCATAAGATTAAAAATATATCTTACCTAAAATCATGAACACAAGTTTAATAATAAAATTTTTAAAATACAGAAATTAGAAACATAATTAATATAAATGGTTATTAAATAAAAACTATCAACAAAAAAATTTAAATGGAAAGAACATGTTGACAAGATAATAAAACACGGAAGGGTAAACATGTCATGCATGGCTAGAAGGAGAAAAAAAAATCTTAATTAATCAGCCACCAGCACTATAAAGGCTATCTTCTTTCCCCAAATTCACCTCGTTGATACCAAATCCTTTTCCTTGTTCGTTTCAGCTTCCTTCCTCTTCTACATGTTCCTTGTCATCTACAATAATTCCTATTAAAATAGAAAAAAATGCAGCGATCAAGAAACATCAAGATCTGTGGGAACGACAGAATTATCTCTTGTCGTCTTTCAATTTCCAATCTGAAAGTTTTATTCGTTTTTGAATCCTCGTTATTATAGAATTCGATCACGTGTTCTTATAAGCTTTTGCTGCTCCTCCTTCTCCGACCTCTGCAGATTTTCCAATTTCCTCTTTAATCTCTCCTCTGTTTCTTTTCTTTTCTGCAATATTCAATGGATAATAACATTTCTGTTCCGCATGATCTTCCTGAAGGTAATTGCAACTATTACTTGGCGTCATATCTCTTTCTTTTAAGATTATGCATTACGATTTCAATAATGTCTGTATTCGACAGATCTATGTTGAACTAGATCAGATCTATTTGCTAGTGTTGTACGCGGTGAATATGTCTACGTTTTTGCAATGGTTGATTTCATTGATGAATCGAATTTTTAATTTGATATATGTGTGATGAATTGGTCATTGTAACATGTGTGTTAATCAGGCACAATCTCTGGTGCAGCCTTCTATCATCGTAATTGGTAATTGTATATCAGGTCTAGCTGCTGCTAGGGACCTCTCTGGAGCATCTTTTAAGGTGACTGTTCTTGAATCACGTGATAGGATTGGTGGTCATCCACACTGATTACTCCTTTGCCTGTCACGTTGACATGGGAGCTTCATGGTGAGTTTTTGTTTTGGAGAAAGTAGTGATTATCAGCAGCCTCTATTGTTGTGCGACTTCTAATCCTTTCTGAAACGTTAATTAGGTTACATGGAGTCTCCAACGACAACCCATTAGCTCCAATTATACGCCGTCTAGGCCTCAGTGGTGATGACTCCTTCTTGTATGATCATGATCTCCAAAGGTAATTGTTTCCTGCCTTTTAAGTTTCTCTATTAGTTGGTAGCACAAGTTAAAGCCTAGATGATCATGATGGCTTTCTTTTGTTTCAGTTATGTAACTTTATGACATGCATGGGAACAAAATTTCACCGCACTTGGTTACTCAAGTTGGAGATGCATTCAAGAGAATTCTAGATGAAGTATCTATTAAATATCCTAATTACCTTCCTTTGTCTCAAAGGGAGTTTGACACATGCTTACTTCCTTGTTGATTACAGACAAAAAATAAGGGATGAAACCGCCAGTGATATGTCAGTTCTTCAAGGAATATCCATCGTCTTGGAAAGAAATCCAGAACTAAGGTACCAATATGATTCTAACATTTTAAACTTCATATATCTATTATAACCTCTGTTATTTTCTTTTACTATCTAGGCAAGAAGGAATGGCGTACCAAGTTTTGCAGTGGTATATATGTCGGATGGAGGCGTGGTTTTCTGTAGATGCGAACCTGATATCACTCAAATGTTGGGATCAGGTAAATCATGAGTCTTGTAGAATCATACAAGAATTGGCCTCCTCTTTCTTTATTGCACTAGTGATGGTTTGGTAGCATACCAATGAAACCAACCAGGGAAGCTCATCAAAGCTGTTAATTGTTGTGCAGGATGAAGTAAGAACAACATTTACATGTTTTTTCGCTGGTAAATTTCATTAAACCAAAGAAGATACATGGATGAAATAATTGAAAAAAAAATTAAGCCGGCAAACAAATTTTCCCGGAGGGTACAAATTTTCCCGGAGGGTACAACCAAAGGTTGAAACCAAAACTTGGGCAAAAAACACCTAAATCCTTGAAGAAAGGAGTAAAATCCCAGGGAATCCAAGCATAGTTGCATTTTACTTGTTATGATATTGTTTTCGTTAATAAATTTGACTTCTCTTAAGTAAAATGTTAAAACCTTATATACAGTTATTGTTAGACAAACTAAGTTATTTTAAAAATGTTGATGTTTATTACTTTCACCGGATTTTTTGAGAGGTTGCAATTTCAGTTTATTAGAAGTAAGGTTTGTGTTTTTCACATCAAAAGCTCCATAACTTATTAAAGTTATCCAAGAAGTTGATCTCAGGAACCATCCAGTTGGAAATCCGAGTATTTACATGGAGCAAGGAAGAATTACGAGACCGAGCTCCTTTTTGCAAAGCTATCAATTTGAATATTCAAAGAAAGACAAATAAAGGATATGAAGTAAGAATTAAAAGAACTGGTAAGGAGATGATAATCATCAGTTTCGGCTAATAAAGATGGACAGTCGGCTTCCTCTTCTTATAAGATTTTGACTAGTTTCATACAATCTTTTTCAAAGGTCACTGATAGTTGGTCTAGTTAAACTGAAGATTTCATGCCCCACGTTAGAGTATGGACTAGCAAATGAATCAAAAGTCGTTGTACCATTCCCCCCCCCCCCNNNNNNNNNNNNNNNNNNNNNNNNNNNNNNNNNNNNNNNNNNNNNNNNNNNNNNNNNNNNNNNNNNNNNNNNNNNNNNNNNNNNNNNNNNNNNNNNNNNNNNNNNNNNNNNNNNNNNNNNNNNNNNNNNNNNNNNNNNNNNNNNNNNNNNNNNNNNNNNNNNNNNNNNNNNNNNNNNCCCTAAAAAAAAATTAAGCGTCGTCTTTGTGCCTCGAAACATCTATTTTGCATTTAGGACTGGGAAGAGGTGGTCAGGAGGGGGAGGAGTATCTTCCTCTTTTGGAGTCTCGTTCATCTCATGTGCCAATATCAAGCTTTCAGCCTCAAATGATGCAATTAGGACATTCTCCAATGGGGAGAAACATTTTTGTTAAAGTTTTTTTTTTCATTTAGTCTCTTCCAGAAGTACAACAATATCCATGACACATTCAGAAAGATTGAAGGCGAAACAACTTCTAATAACTTCATATTCAGATTCATTTCTTCTAATAACGAAGCTTTAATTGGAGGCCTCCAAGCTCCAAGTTAGTTACCAGCCAGTTAAACAGATAATACAAAGCTCAGGAGGAATGCACGGAAAGCCTACCTTAAAGTAGTCCACAACCTCACAGTCCAATTCGTTAAAGTCATGCTCACTCCGAAACATCATGGAGAAAAAAACCTTCGTTGATGCCTTAGATGACCTAACATCAAATTCAGATCCCTCAGTCCAAAGGATCATAACAGTCGAATGGATTAAAAATCCCAGAATCAAAATAGCTTTCAAAACCTTATTAGTTGCAGTGGCCATTAGATCGGCCTTGGGGTCTACCCTTGATATACCAGGGGAACATCAAACTCTAGGTAACGTCATAGTTTCTAATGAACATCAAACTTCATGTAACATCATCCTCCTCATCACTGGGAAGCTCGCAGGCTCAAATCAAAGACTTCGCGTTATTGTATATTAATTGGAAGAAAAATTGTACAACACAGACTCGCAGAACCTTACCTCGTCTGCAAACACAGCAAAGAAGTTCTCAAAATTATGGGCGAAATGCATGATGGCCAATTCGGATTTCACTAAGGAGAAAAAACAATGATACTTCTGCCCAACTATTGTTAAAGATTGCTAGATGTACTCCCTTTAGTGCAAAAATGCCATCTCCGCGCTCCAATAGGTTCATTCTCTATAAAATGTGTAATAACCAAACCTTGAGAATATTGCGGGTTTCCCCTTATCTAAACCAAATCATGTTTTGATTTTGATATTTTCGAAATCAAAATACTGCAGGAATAAAAGATTCAGCATCAACCACTTTGGACTGTTCGATCAAAGATCAAGAATTTAAAAGTAATGGCGAGGAGCGGTCTCGAGAAAAGAGCTAATTTCGAGCAGCTGGATTATGAGTATTACCAATCTAATGGACGAGATAGAAGCGTCTAAAAGTCCCGCTTCAGAAGCACCCGCCCATTAAACATGACCCACATGTCATTTAATGAGTCTGGGCCAACCGTTAGAACAAGATTTAGCACATAAATCTGGCCCGGTAATGTCTCAATGGAAACACGTTAAACTGACAATGTTCATATATATTTCATCAGCGAATCCCAACTATTGCAACCCAAAGGGCTATCTTGTAGCTCGAGGTAGAGAGCTCCAAGTCTAACGAATAATTACTAAGACCCTGTCCCCTCGCCGTCAAACGGTTATACAACTGACCAATATTTTCGAAGTAAGGCACACATAAGCCTTAAATACACAGAGTAGTTGGAGAAATCCGAGAGTATAGAAGACGAGCCAAAACCATCATTTTAATGGAGCTTTTTGACTTACTCACTTAAGACCCCTGTTCGGAACTACGCTAGGCGCTAGTCGGGCGGTGATCCCGAGCCTAGCGAGTTACCAGAAAATCGGGGATTAATCGGGGTATACGCGGGACCTAGTTTAATTATTATTTTATTTATTATTATATTTAAATTAAATATAAAATATAAATATACTAGAATGTGATATTTTTTTGAAAAACAAAATTAATTATTAGCATATGTTAATACCATACAATTGAAAAACAAATTAATCTAGACTAGTTTTTGAATATTCATATATGTATATGTGTATATATATTAACATTTGCGTACAAGTAGCAAAACCCTAAAAAAAAATTAAGCGTCGTCTTTGTGCCTCGAAACATCTATTTTGCATTTAGGACTGGGAAGAGGTGGTCAGGAGGGGGAGGAGTATCTTCCTCTTTTGGAGTCTCGTTCATCTCATGTGCCAATATCAAGCTTTCAGCCTCAAATGATGCAATTAGGACATTCTCCAATGGGGAGAAACATTTTTGTTAAAGTTTTTTTTTTCATTTAGTCTCTTCCAGAAGTACAACAATATCCATGACACATTCAGAAAGATTGAAGGCGAAACAACTTCTAATAACTTCATATTCAGATTCATTTCTTCTAATAACGAAGCTTTAATTGGAGGCCTCCAAGCTCCAAGTTAGTTACCAGCCAGTTAAACAGATAATACAAAGCTCAGGAGGAATGCACGGAAAGCCTACCTTAAAGTAGTCCACAACCTCACAGTCCAATTCGTTAAAGTCATGCTCACTCCGAAACATCATGGAGAAAAAAACCTTCGTTGATGCCTTAGATGACCTAACATCAAATTCAGATCCCTCAGTCCAAAGGATCATAACAGTCGAATGGATTAAAAATCCCAGAATCAAAATAGCTTTCAAAACCTTATTAGTTGCAGTGGCCATTAGATCGGCCTTGGGGTCTACCCTTGATATACCAGGGGAACATCAAACTCTAGGTAACGTCATAGTTTCTAATGAACATCAAACTTCATGTAACATCATCCTCCTCATCACTGGGAAGCTCGCAGGCTCAAATCAAAGACTTCGCGTTATTGTATATTAATTGGAAGAAAAATTGTACAACACAGACTCGCAGAACCTTACCTCGTCTGCAAACACAGCAAAGAAGTTCTCAAAATTATGGGCGAAATGCATGATGGCCAATTCGGATTTCACTAAGGAGAAAAAACAATGATACTTCTGCCCAACTATTGTTAAAGATTGCTAGATGTACTCCCTTTAGTGCAAAAATGCCATCTCCGCGCTCCAATAGGTTCATTCTCTATAAAATGTGTAATAACCAAACCTTGAGAATATTGCGGGTTTCCCCTTATCTAAACCAAATCATGTTTTGATTTTGATATTTTCGAAATCAAAATACTGCAGGAATAAAAGATTCAGCATCAACCACTTTGGACTGTTCGATCAAAGATCAAGAATTTAAAAGTAATGGCGAGGAGCGGTCTCGAGAAAAGAGCTAATTTCGAGCAGCTGGATTATGAGTATTACCAATCTAATGGACGAGATAGAAGCGTCTAAAAGTCCCGCTTCAGAAGCACCCGCCCATTAAACATGACCCACATGTCATTTAATGAGTCTGGGCCAACCGTTAGAACAAGATTTAGCACATAAATCTGGCCCGGTAATGTCTCAATGGAAACACGTTAAACTGACAATGTTCATATATATTTCATCAGCGAATCCCAACTATTGCAACCCAAAGGGCTATCTTGTAGCTCGAGGTAGAGAGCTCCAAGTCTAACGAATAATTACTAAGACCCTGTCCCCTCGCCGTCAAACGGTTATACAACTGACCAATATTTTCGAAGTAAGGCACACATAAGCCTTAAATACACAGAGTAGTTGGAGAAATCCGAGAGTATAGAAGACGAGCCAAAACCATCATTTTAATGGAGCTTTTTGACTTACTCACTTAAGACCCCTGTTCGGAACTACGCTAGGCGCTAGTCGGGCGGTGATCCCGAGCCTAGCGAGTTACCAGAAAATCGGGGATTAATCGGGGTATACGCGGGACCTAGTTTAATTATTATTTTATTTATTATTATATTTAAATTAAATATAAAATATAAATATACTAGAATGTGATATTTTTTTGAAAAACAAAATTAATTATTAGCATATGTTAATACCATACAATTGAAAAACAAATTAATCTAGACTAGTTTTTGAATATTCATATATGTATACGTGTATATATATTAACATTTGCGTACAAGTAGCAAAACATTGTTGTTTCTCAGTGGTAATGTCACATGTTCTTAGGCCGAGTAACCCGGGTTCGAACTCCCCCCCGCAATTTATTATTTTCGCATTATTTTTATTGATTTACAGAAGTCCCACATCGATTGTGGAGGAAAAGAGCTGCAAAATCTTACTCTATATAATAGAGTTCACATATTTTGAAAAGAATAAGATAATTGGGCTTCAGATTTCTTCTAAAGCCTGACATATACTTCACAATTTATTATTAAGGTCTATATGACCGGGCCGATTAATCGGTAAATGAGCCGATTAGTTGGTTAATGGGCCGATTAATCGGTATAATGGGCCGAGTAATTTGAGTCCGAGTTTTTGGGGTGATTCTACCAAAATCGCCGCGGGTGATGTCCGAATCGCGCCTACTCGGACGCCTAGGCGGCCAGGCGGCCGCGTTTTTGAACAGGGCTTAAACCTAGAAAACTTTATTCCAGCTGTATTTTCTTATGATTTATCATTGTCAATAATATTAGTATAGTTTGAGCAAACTATCTTAGAAATCGAATCAAATAGATCATTTCCCAATATTTTCTTAAACCTTACTTTATCACATTAAAATCTTGATTACGTGTTTTAGTTCCCACATTGTGCATGAATGAAGAAATGATAATGTGACAACCCATCCCGCTCACTTGAAATCCGGCTCACAGCCCTGCAAGGCACCGACCCTAATCCTTCACCGTGGGAGGAATTGCCTCCACATCCACCGGTAGGTTATTGATGCGCTTGGCTTTACTCGAACCCAAGACCTCACCCTTTAACAACTCTCCACAAGACAAGTTGTCACCAATTGATCTGCAAAATAACTTAAGTAAATAAAGTCTGAAATCTCCATTTATTACTACTCAAAAGTCAACTCCAAAGTCGTAAATCCAATAAATAGCCATAAATCTAACTAACATAATAAATCCCGAAAATATCGATAAAAGCATAAAATCCGCAAGTCTGAAAAAGAAAGTAATAAAACTCCCAAAGCACCAGTCCGATAGCAATCACTCATGCTCGTCAGTTTCACCTGAAAAGGGAAGGAAAGGAGGGGTGAGTAACAGTGGAGTTACTGCGTGAGGTATGAGATGCTAAACACGCAAACCACTGACTTGAGTAAATAGAACTCCCACTATGGAAGTTTAGCTTTAACATGAACAAACAAGACACCTAAAGCATCACAGAAACACAACACAAACAATGCGATGATAGCATATAGCTAGTCCATACACCCCGCATCTCCTCATACGGATATATATATATACATACACTGCATCGCTAGTACAGTCTGTCTCTGTACCTCCGCCCTCCAAAGCTGCGTCGAATGCAAACGTCTCTGCACCCACGCCCCACACAATCTGCGTTGCTAGCCCAGACGTCTCTAAGCCCCCGCCCACCAAAGCTGCGTCGATAGTCCAGACATCTCTGGATCCCCGGCCTCTCACATAGTCCATACTCATAACTATGTATACATACATATATATATCGCATCTCTTAAAATCACACAATCAAATCAACGGTTGAATCCTCTAGACCTCTAGTTCTAGTTTACAATGAACTAACTAACAATCAAGATTCAAACAGACTCAATTCAAACAGACGAATCATGATTCGAAATCTAAACTACGATAGAGATAATTCTACACTGGTACGGGATTTACGGAATAGACCCTCACCTTAGCCAATATTGGAAATGGATCACGAAACGCCCCGGAGGGAGTGGATTTGTCTCGACTAACAACACACTAAAAGGTGTCTTCCTATTATTAATGGTGTTGAATGCACGTGTTCCAATAATTTCTTCATACGCCATCCTTCTAAGTGATGCACGAGCAACTCCAGGTCTAGGTTGGCACAAGATTAAACTACACACATGCAAGGACACATTATAGGTTTGTGGTATATATGTTACTTGTGGCAAGTAACAAAGGAGGCAACACTTAGCTAATACGGTTTGGATAACGGTTGATGACGGTGGCTGGTACGATCTCCGGATATCACGACTCTCCAGTGGCATGACTGGCTCCTCCAATGGCTTGCGGCTAACAACAGTATGGATCCGATCGGTGCGGCGGTGGTGAGACGGTGGCTCCGTCTTTGTGCGCCTCCTCCTCACGACATATATACATCTCTCGAGTTCGATGCGAGACAACAACACGTGAGGCGTTTGACCAGTGATGGCGAGGCTCTCTCTCTATGGCATGGCATGATGGCTCCAAGACGACGGGAAGAGCCGGTGGTGGCATCACGGTGCATCAGATTTTGGAGGTGAACAATGGGTGCGTCTCGTCTCGACTTCTGTGATAGACATGGAGAAGAAGTGAAACATGTGATGAGCGAGAGAGATGGGAAGGAGATCATAAGGCGTGAAGGTATGCGGCTAGGTTTAATGGAGATGGAGGTGTATACGGTTTATATAACGCTTTGGTTCTCCGACAAGTTTGGTTTAGCCCAATTAAATAATCAAAATAACTTCAATACTGGTTTATAGTAAACCGGGTCGTTACAGATAAATTATAACTAATGAATATAGGGAAAACTAGAAACGATTTAGAGTTGTCAACCACAGATGTAGATGCATATACTTAAAGCCGAGAAGTGAGGCTATTAACACGACGTTTCTCTTTGCGCTGCTGAACAATCTTGGAACTAACAGTA
The DNA window shown above is from Brassica oleracea var. oleracea cultivar TO1000 chromosome C3, BOL, whole genome shotgun sequence and carries:
- the LOC106332596 gene encoding probable polyamine oxidase 4, with protein sequence MGASWLHGVSNDNPLAPIIRRLGLSGDDSFLYDHDLQRQKIRDETASDMSVLQGISIVLERNPELRQEGMAYQVLQWYICRMEAWFSVDANLISLKCWDQDEVRTTFTCFFAGKFH